The following proteins come from a genomic window of Candidatus Poribacteria bacterium:
- the lysS gene encoding lysine--tRNA ligase produces MEETKDLIQQRRQKLNEIRELGVEPYPHKYEPTHSTVEIHKDFGDVQETPDETKTVRIAGRIMTKRDHGKSSFAHLQDGEGKIQIYVRRDKIGAAPYIIYRRFDSGDIIGVEGTVFRTRTGELTVLADAVQLLSKSIRPLPEKWHGLQDKQTRYRQRYADLIMNPEVKDVFLKRTQIVQAIRDMLNAQNFIEVETPVLQPIYGGANARPFTTYHNTLEQSLYLRIANELYLKRLIVGGFERVYEFSRDFRNEGMDRDHNPEFTMLELYQAYADYHQIMELTETLIAETVKTIHGTTKIHYQAHELDFTPPWRRLRMVDAVREHSGIDPVPLSADELYKEAVNAGVNNLAGDETKGEIIAELFDTFAESKLIQPTFITDYPIEVSPFAKKKPEDPAFVERFECFICGMEVVNAFSELNDPIDQRQRFLEQASNLEAGDDEAFMVDEDYLRALEYGMPPTGGLGIGIDRLTMLLTNQYSIRDVILFPQMRPEN; encoded by the coding sequence GTGGAAGAAACAAAGGACTTAATTCAGCAACGTCGCCAGAAACTGAACGAGATTCGAGAATTGGGTGTAGAGCCGTATCCACATAAGTACGAACCGACACATTCGACAGTCGAAATCCATAAAGATTTTGGTGATGTCCAAGAGACCCCCGATGAGACCAAAACAGTCCGAATTGCAGGCAGGATTATGACGAAGCGGGACCACGGGAAAAGCAGTTTCGCGCACCTTCAAGACGGTGAAGGCAAAATCCAAATTTACGTCCGACGCGACAAAATTGGCGCGGCCCCGTACATCATCTACCGACGCTTCGATAGCGGAGACATTATCGGGGTTGAAGGGACGGTTTTCCGAACGCGGACTGGGGAACTCACTGTGCTTGCTGATGCCGTCCAACTCCTCTCAAAATCCATTCGACCGCTCCCAGAAAAATGGCACGGTTTACAAGATAAACAGACACGCTATAGACAACGCTACGCCGACCTCATCATGAATCCTGAAGTCAAGGACGTTTTCCTCAAGAGGACACAAATCGTTCAGGCGATCCGCGACATGCTGAATGCGCAAAATTTTATTGAAGTCGAAACACCCGTCCTTCAACCGATTTACGGCGGCGCGAATGCTCGTCCCTTTACCACATATCACAACACGTTGGAACAATCGCTTTACTTACGGATTGCAAATGAACTATACCTCAAGCGTCTGATCGTCGGCGGGTTTGAACGGGTTTATGAGTTCTCGCGCGACTTCCGAAACGAAGGTATGGATAGGGATCATAACCCCGAATTTACAATGCTTGAACTCTACCAAGCCTACGCCGATTACCATCAGATAATGGAATTAACTGAAACGTTAATCGCAGAGACAGTAAAAACAATTCACGGAACAACGAAGATTCACTATCAGGCGCATGAACTCGATTTTACACCGCCTTGGCGGAGACTGCGTATGGTTGATGCTGTACGAGAACACAGTGGCATTGATCCGGTTCCCTTATCAGCAGACGAATTATACAAAGAAGCAGTAAACGCCGGTGTCAACAACTTAGCGGGAGACGAGACGAAGGGCGAAATTATCGCTGAACTTTTTGACACATTCGCGGAATCAAAACTGATTCAGCCGACATTTATCACAGATTACCCCATTGAGGTCTCACCCTTCGCAAAAAAGAAACCCGAAGACCCAGCGTTCGTCGAACGTTTTGAATGCTTTATCTGTGGCATGGAAGTCGTAAACGCTTTTAGTGAACTTAACGATCCTATCGATCAACGGCAACGTTTCCTTGAGCAGGCAAGCAATTTAGAGGCGGGTGACGACGAAGCCTTCATGGTAGACGAGGACTATCTACGCGCTTTGGAGTACGGTATGCCCCCAACAGGCGGACTCGGTATCGGAATTGACCGACTGACGATGTTACTGACGAACCAGTACTCCATCAGAGATGTCATCCTATTCCCGCAGATGCGTCCGGAGAATTAA